From Bacteroidota bacterium, one genomic window encodes:
- a CDS encoding ATP-binding protein, whose amino-acid sequence MTSDLRPLEAGSTPLKSCTSGMTSHQPDLRHDLIFLGRREELLQLTRNLMQGRHTLLVGDKGIGKTRLMQEARWILSGRVSRIEVAPPVIARMKGKLYRSTAPDQYKIIYLEHPSPLGECLKELAEQLYYNNDLHIEVAETRQDWAIVKKRLTGLGSSKLQSVIFEGLSRSDKTYLIFFDNLDRVSPGQHAFLETILSIALVCTAVVEIKEHFVYKRIWSSFVRIDLEPLPDSICRKLIDYFYQNYPIRVIDKELFRMEIMKAANGNPFFIKTMLWHGSRENYVNMDEIRKLRRVQQGHYFNMGPVYIFSASIFTIFKIFSLGTDNKEFYIYFSALGVLVYITFRVFRAFFLFRPQKYDR is encoded by the coding sequence ATGACCTCTGATCTCCGACCTCTTGAGGCGGGTTCCACCCCGCTGAAATCCTGCACAAGCGGGATGACTTCTCACCAGCCCGACCTTCGTCACGACCTCATCTTCCTGGGTCGGCGTGAAGAACTCCTCCAACTGACGAGAAACCTCATGCAGGGAAGGCACACATTGCTTGTTGGCGACAAGGGCATCGGCAAGACACGACTCATGCAGGAAGCCCGATGGATACTGTCGGGGAGAGTTTCACGGATCGAAGTCGCTCCCCCCGTGATTGCAAGAATGAAGGGAAAACTATATCGCTCAACCGCGCCGGATCAGTACAAGATTATCTACCTCGAACATCCGAGCCCGCTTGGCGAATGTCTCAAAGAACTCGCCGAGCAGCTCTACTACAATAACGACCTGCACATCGAAGTAGCAGAAACACGGCAAGACTGGGCAATCGTCAAGAAGCGTCTCACAGGACTCGGCAGTAGCAAGCTGCAATCTGTTATCTTCGAAGGGTTGAGCCGGTCAGATAAGACCTATCTCATCTTCTTCGACAATCTTGACCGCGTATCACCGGGCCAGCATGCCTTCCTTGAGACCATTCTCAGCATTGCCCTTGTTTGCACGGCTGTGGTCGAAATCAAAGAGCACTTCGTGTACAAACGGATTTGGTCATCGTTCGTACGCATCGACCTCGAACCACTTCCTGACTCAATCTGTCGGAAACTCATCGACTACTTTTACCAGAACTATCCGATACGCGTGATCGACAAGGAACTCTTCCGTATGGAAATCATGAAAGCTGCCAACGGCAATCCGTTCTTCATCAAGACAATGCTCTGGCATGGATCACGGGAGAACTATGTGAACATGGACGAGATTCGCAAGCTCCGCAGGGTGCAGCAAGGACATTATTTCAACATGGGCCCCGTGTACATCTTCAGCGCAAGCATCTTCACCATCTTCAAAATCTTCTCCCTCGGCACCGACAACAAAGAGTTCTATATCTATTTCTCTGCCCTCGGCGTGCTCGTGTACATCACCTTCCGGGTGTTCCGGGCGTTCTTTCTTTTCAGACCGCAGAAATACGACCGTTGA
- a CDS encoding metal-dependent hydrolase, producing MIAPTHITFAEFLYLLILTTTGVALSPINAIVVGIASLLPDVDTQASTVGKLIPFISKRIERRFGHRTLTHSVMFIVSLAIVFSPLLILNLDLNLDLYLCFLIGYASHPFLDTMTVNGVKLFYPFSNVKCVFPFEVNQPHRYRVQTGSKVDKTLAFFFLIGCIPTFLIAHQGYERFVRFTQRSIGSAVRDYNELSKTHAVVADITAHDLLTKQKLTGRFEIVGALNDHTLLFKTNDNKLHTVGKEYQAEYVAENILCYKGSPVTTAIRSVDMANHTLGLLANYFNPDDEVLFFGTLRTRDKVALPPDPDGGDREFSPVKGSSSHLAFNYASMNDITRLGLENVLIEQGTLIARSVVRVTNADVMWLHLHSPYAEVSFVATPDQNITLQARVGDTVDVNDVIATLALTTPIEAQIQLHRNQINALKAELSHKLDELQAKIEKKRSEFRRDSMGTLRQRELQKRGFSAQGGNMQSHRSSTDLRVLVNSQTILREKYDLKIQKHNTDILRLQAKQKTSLQGDALLRSTASGIITEIRQTSEGTKRRTTFIIRRLGKVQ from the coding sequence ATGATTGCCCCCACCCACATCACCTTTGCCGAGTTCCTCTACCTGTTGATCCTTACAACAACCGGGGTAGCCCTTTCTCCCATAAACGCTATCGTTGTCGGTATTGCATCGCTATTGCCGGATGTTGATACACAAGCGAGCACCGTCGGCAAACTGATCCCCTTCATTTCCAAACGGATCGAACGCCGCTTCGGTCACCGGACTCTGACACACTCCGTCATGTTCATTGTATCTCTGGCAATCGTTTTCTCACCCCTTCTCATCCTGAACCTGGACCTGAACCTCGACCTTTACCTTTGTTTCCTCATTGGCTACGCATCCCATCCCTTTCTCGATACCATGACCGTCAACGGTGTAAAACTCTTCTACCCCTTTTCAAACGTCAAGTGCGTTTTCCCGTTCGAAGTAAACCAGCCACATCGCTACCGCGTGCAAACAGGATCGAAGGTGGACAAGACTCTGGCCTTCTTCTTCCTCATCGGCTGCATCCCGACGTTCCTGATTGCCCATCAGGGCTACGAGCGTTTCGTGCGCTTCACACAACGCAGTATCGGATCGGCAGTACGGGATTACAACGAGTTGTCAAAAACCCATGCCGTTGTTGCCGATATCACTGCGCATGATCTGCTGACGAAGCAGAAGTTGACGGGCAGATTCGAAATTGTTGGGGCGCTGAACGACCATACGCTTTTGTTCAAGACAAACGATAACAAGTTGCACACTGTCGGAAAAGAGTATCAAGCAGAATACGTCGCGGAGAATATCCTTTGTTACAAAGGGAGTCCCGTGACAACGGCAATCCGTAGCGTGGATATGGCTAACCACACACTTGGATTGCTCGCGAACTACTTCAACCCCGACGATGAGGTTCTCTTCTTTGGAACGCTTCGCACCCGAGACAAGGTTGCGCTTCCTCCCGATCCTGATGGGGGCGACCGAGAATTCTCTCCAGTGAAGGGAAGCAGCTCTCACCTTGCATTCAACTATGCCTCGATGAACGACATTACACGACTCGGACTTGAGAACGTCCTCATTGAGCAGGGAACACTGATTGCCCGATCGGTAGTCCGTGTAACCAATGCCGATGTGATGTGGCTGCACCTCCATTCCCCCTACGCGGAGGTATCATTCGTTGCAACGCCAGACCAGAATATTACGCTCCAGGCACGTGTTGGCGACACAGTGGATGTCAACGATGTGATAGCCACGCTCGCCCTCACAACACCAATTGAAGCGCAGATTCAGCTCCATCGGAATCAAATCAACGCGTTGAAAGCAGAACTCAGTCACAAACTCGATGAATTGCAGGCAAAGATCGAAAAGAAGAGGTCTGAGTTTCGCAGAGACTCGATGGGTACACTTCGGCAACGGGAACTTCAAAAGAGAGGCTTTTCCGCGCAAGGAGGGAACATGCAATCGCATCGCTCGTCAACGGATCTTCGCGTACTCGTCAATTCTCAAACAATTCTTCGCGAGAAGTACGATCTGAAAATCCAGAAACACAACACCGACATTCTTCGACTGCAGGCAAAACAGAAAACATCATTGCAGGGCGATGCGCTTCTCCGCTCCACAGCTTCGGGCATCATCACCGAGATCCGCCAAACGAGCGAAGGAACAAAGCGCCGCACAACATTCATCATCCGCCGATTGGGGAAAGTACAATGA
- a CDS encoding AbrB/MazE/SpoVT family DNA-binding domain-containing protein: MLRTSVRRVGNSLGITLPRTVVDNYHLSEGDELHLIETDEGVMLTPYNPKFRAWAEAYERTNKKFRNTLRALAK, from the coding sequence ATGTTACGCACATCTGTACGACGAGTCGGGAACAGCCTGGGAATCACGCTGCCCCGGACAGTCGTGGACAACTACCATCTGAGCGAAGGCGACGAGCTGCATCTCATCGAGACCGATGAGGGAGTCATGCTCACACCGTACAATCCCAAGTTTCGTGCATGGGCCGAGGCATATGAGCGCACGAACAAGAAGTTCCGGAATACCCTCAGGGCGCTCGCCAAATAA
- a CDS encoding sigma 54-interacting transcriptional regulator — translation MPEPLIGEHPSLRHVRKRIPHLAASGEPLVIVGEHGTGKSLVAEHIHAQSPFARDKLVTVDCTLLDDRDQLNLLFGDPSSERRSPLHRRRMVVIKNPLKGCDGFKDLLLNALNTGMAWNFRSRSYVPIAARVILILDSHPVSLQLTTTLDHRLAKALIQCRSITLPPLSKRKGDILLLTRHFIAALSGEEKGRVFRGVGSYGNPTKELRSLLLHHHWERNILELKAFIRRLIIEKPEDLLDESKQQAMTEAQIMIEGGRGFDVKAMVARIESLLVADAVRQNKGKKLTTSYLLGISRRSIHRYTSRK, via the coding sequence ATGCCCGAACCCCTCATCGGAGAGCACCCGTCTCTTCGACATGTCAGAAAGCGGATACCACACCTCGCAGCTTCAGGCGAGCCTCTGGTCATTGTCGGCGAGCATGGCACCGGCAAATCCCTCGTCGCTGAACATATTCATGCGCAGAGTCCTTTCGCACGCGACAAACTCGTCACCGTTGATTGCACCCTTCTGGATGATCGTGACCAACTCAACCTGCTGTTTGGCGATCCGTCTTCTGAAAGACGTAGTCCGCTACATCGTCGAAGAATGGTTGTCATCAAGAATCCTCTCAAAGGGTGCGATGGGTTCAAAGACTTGCTCCTCAATGCCCTCAATACAGGAATGGCTTGGAACTTCCGGTCCCGCAGCTATGTGCCAATCGCTGCACGCGTCATCCTGATTCTTGATTCTCACCCGGTCTCACTCCAATTGACAACAACGCTCGATCATCGACTCGCAAAAGCATTGATACAATGTCGTAGTATTACACTTCCTCCTCTGTCAAAACGCAAGGGGGATATTCTGCTGCTTACCAGGCACTTCATCGCAGCGCTTTCTGGCGAAGAGAAAGGGAGAGTATTTCGCGGTGTTGGTTCGTACGGGAACCCGACGAAGGAACTGAGATCACTGTTACTCCATCACCATTGGGAACGCAATATTCTTGAGTTGAAAGCGTTCATTCGACGATTAATCATTGAAAAGCCGGAAGATCTCTTAGACGAGTCAAAACAACAAGCAATGACGGAAGCGCAAATCATGATCGAAGGGGGAAGAGGATTCGATGTGAAGGCGATGGTTGCTCGAATTGAGTCATTACTTGTTGCAGACGCAGTACGACAAAACAAAGGCAAGAAACTCACCACCTCCTATCTGCTTGGTATATCGAGAAGATCGATTCATCGCTATACCAGCAGGAAATAG
- a CDS encoding site-specific integrase, whose translation MKTILHNPVIKSEDVHDSAATAHVLPLEGSISGSEAPVCQDATHEAGGRDAVICDDQLLVMFLESLQANTASANTVRAYGADIRRFMDFTALRGRRELVDLQSSDINLFLRQLTLEDASASTVRRTRAALKKFFRFHLENGTIASNPFEGALLEEALSDRLTLSSIISMALYLQRRSASEGNGGALRYRRDELILLLMLIYGIRQYHVPGLKLSAMKKEGRSVLLAVSEECSLRLEGIVLTKFYHYLRHRDSKSDIIFVEPDTGKPVAARTLHSLMIELSYAVRVQVNPRTLHHTFLHLHRDPGDASQLLHNLAQLEEENYQ comes from the coding sequence GTGAAAACCATTTTGCATAATCCAGTTATCAAATCCGAAGACGTACACGACAGTGCAGCCACCGCACATGTCCTCCCGCTCGAAGGATCCATTTCGGGAAGCGAAGCGCCCGTCTGCCAAGATGCAACCCATGAGGCGGGCGGGAGGGACGCGGTTATCTGCGACGATCAGCTCCTTGTGATGTTCCTCGAATCCCTTCAGGCAAATACGGCATCCGCCAATACCGTCCGTGCTTATGGTGCAGACATCCGGCGGTTCATGGACTTCACCGCTCTGCGTGGACGCAGAGAGCTTGTCGATCTTCAGTCTTCGGATATCAACCTTTTTCTCAGGCAACTTACACTCGAAGACGCTTCAGCTTCAACCGTTCGGCGGACAAGGGCCGCGCTGAAGAAGTTCTTCCGCTTTCACCTGGAGAACGGAACAATCGCCTCGAATCCCTTTGAAGGGGCACTGCTGGAAGAGGCATTGAGCGACCGGCTCACACTCTCCTCGATTATCAGCATGGCCCTGTATCTTCAACGTCGATCGGCGTCGGAGGGCAATGGGGGAGCCCTCCGGTACCGGCGGGACGAACTCATCCTGTTGCTGATGCTCATCTATGGCATCCGGCAGTATCATGTGCCCGGACTGAAACTCTCGGCAATGAAAAAGGAGGGCCGTTCGGTCCTGCTTGCCGTCTCGGAAGAATGTTCTCTGAGACTCGAAGGCATAGTCCTGACGAAGTTCTATCACTACCTCAGACACCGTGACTCAAAATCCGATATCATCTTCGTTGAGCCCGACACTGGCAAACCGGTCGCAGCACGAACCCTGCATTCATTGATGATCGAGTTGTCATATGCCGTCCGTGTGCAGGTCAACCCGAGAACGCTGCACCACACGTTCCTGCACCTCCATCGCGACCCGGGCGACGCCTCCCAACTCCTCCACAACCTCGCCCAACTCGAGGAGGAGAATTATCAATGA
- a CDS encoding AAA family ATPase — protein MKYLCNKCNKPQRRYHVSCPECGAWGSLSGGGLLFDESRSKPLPLPAIHAYELKRMPCGNAQVDLLLGGGSVPGSSILLVGPPGAGKSTLLLQVLNAMNRKALYVSGEESVELLKIRAERLQINSENILLLFEPEAEKVIGQAVELKTEAVVIDSIQTIYTSLSDALPGSTTQIRKCTYLLRRAAQEYSFVLVIIGQVTKDSKAAGPKLLEHAVDVVLHLTIDMNDARTLFASKNRYGSIEPKCTLMMKATGLEFV, from the coding sequence ATGAAATATCTCTGTAACAAATGTAACAAACCTCAGCGACGCTATCACGTCAGCTGTCCCGAGTGTGGTGCATGGGGGTCGCTTTCAGGCGGAGGACTCCTCTTCGATGAGAGTCGCTCAAAACCCCTTCCGCTTCCGGCAATTCATGCCTACGAGTTGAAACGAATGCCCTGTGGCAATGCACAAGTTGACCTGTTGCTCGGCGGTGGCTCCGTACCCGGAAGCTCAATACTTCTTGTCGGCCCGCCGGGCGCCGGCAAGTCAACTCTGCTTCTGCAAGTCTTGAATGCAATGAATCGCAAAGCCCTCTACGTTTCCGGCGAAGAGTCCGTCGAGCTATTGAAAATCAGGGCAGAGAGGTTGCAGATCAACTCTGAGAACATCCTCCTTCTCTTCGAACCTGAAGCGGAGAAAGTTATTGGCCAGGCGGTTGAGTTGAAAACTGAGGCGGTTGTGATCGACTCAATTCAGACAATCTATACATCGCTCTCGGATGCACTTCCCGGAAGTACTACGCAGATCAGAAAATGTACGTATCTCCTGCGTCGAGCGGCCCAGGAGTACAGCTTTGTTCTCGTCATCATCGGACAAGTGACCAAGGACAGCAAAGCCGCGGGGCCGAAACTGCTCGAACACGCCGTGGATGTCGTTCTTCATCTCACGATTGATATGAATGACGCGAGGACACTCTTTGCCTCGAAGAACCGCTACGGCTCCATTGAACCCAAATGCACACTCATGATGAAAGCCACCGGACTCGAATTCGTATAG
- a CDS encoding TolC family protein, whose protein sequence is MTYAQGFNVLAGCCRSKAGRWVAIVLVFVLPDQCAVGQTVPDFQDELGADPEQLIVDRHSYPQIKATTFHSPEIVGQQGYLSPDERRDSRRDLKFRSLQPGITIESRNFPSSSVGVLPGKALRFRDTFSGIYQEFCRTGSRSAGLSSISFVKKWTTGNTSVQQSSRTESGNVQLDAKPITDSLSRVEQGKDIVFSVSRTDSLTLQLLDIEIAQAELEAAATDFWHRLIPDIRVSANFGVQQLAFVDPTTFTPYKLPKDSYRLTLSLSLSDIWNSKQHEQALLVLDRLRIKKRELEQKLDTDKHRLLRHRAALQKELDFRLEELSLLQQSLKYTQLLFEEGKADFNALVRAKRQVLNVEKSISMTRTRQAGAETE, encoded by the coding sequence ATGACATACGCTCAGGGGTTCAACGTGCTCGCCGGATGTTGCAGGAGCAAGGCGGGCAGGTGGGTTGCCATTGTTCTGGTATTCGTCCTCCCGGACCAATGCGCCGTTGGACAAACCGTCCCCGACTTCCAGGATGAGTTGGGGGCGGACCCTGAGCAACTGATCGTCGATCGTCATAGTTATCCACAGATCAAAGCAACAACATTCCATAGTCCCGAAATCGTCGGCCAACAAGGCTATCTCTCCCCGGATGAGCGGAGGGATTCCAGACGTGATTTGAAATTTCGGTCGCTTCAACCCGGCATCACTATAGAAAGCCGAAATTTCCCTTCTTCATCCGTCGGCGTATTACCAGGGAAAGCATTACGATTTCGGGACACGTTTTCCGGTATCTATCAAGAATTCTGTCGTACGGGATCCCGCTCCGCGGGACTTTCGTCCATTTCTTTCGTAAAGAAATGGACAACTGGCAATACGTCTGTGCAACAATCGTCACGAACTGAATCAGGCAATGTGCAATTGGATGCGAAACCGATCACAGATTCACTCAGCAGGGTGGAGCAGGGGAAAGACATTGTCTTTTCAGTTTCGCGCACAGACTCTCTCACCCTTCAACTACTTGACATTGAAATCGCACAAGCGGAACTCGAGGCAGCCGCGACCGACTTCTGGCACAGACTCATCCCCGATATTCGGGTCTCTGCGAACTTCGGTGTCCAGCAACTTGCCTTCGTCGATCCGACAACCTTTACGCCCTACAAGCTGCCAAAGGATTCGTACCGGCTCACCCTTTCACTCTCGTTGAGTGATATCTGGAATTCGAAACAACACGAGCAAGCACTCCTTGTCCTCGACAGGCTCCGGATCAAGAAGAGGGAGTTGGAGCAGAAACTCGATACAGACAAACACCGGCTGCTTCGCCATCGTGCAGCGTTGCAGAAAGAACTGGATTTCAGGCTTGAGGAGTTGAGCCTTTTGCAGCAAAGCCTCAAGTACACACAATTACTCTTCGAAGAGGGCAAAGCGGACTTCAATGCCCTTGTCAGAGCAAAACGACAGGTTTTAAACGTTGAGAAATCCATCTCAATGACCAGGACACGGCAAGCAGGTGCAGAGACTGAATAG
- a CDS encoding type II toxin-antitoxin system death-on-curing family toxin produces MATKFIPDELVTALHADLIRRYGGRPGLRDPALLASALAQPKMTSGRRFLHKTLFDKAAGYGFHLCKNHPFIDGNKRVALVVMDVFLQMNGREIGATEEETYSMMMSLADGTLTKAQLAKWLKEQSERL; encoded by the coding sequence ATGGCAACGAAGTTCATTCCCGACGAGTTGGTGACTGCGCTGCATGCCGACCTGATCCGGCGGTACGGCGGACGTCCGGGTCTCCGGGATCCGGCACTTCTCGCTTCTGCCCTTGCCCAACCGAAGATGACGTCGGGCAGGAGGTTCCTCCACAAGACACTCTTCGACAAAGCTGCCGGATATGGATTTCATCTCTGCAAGAACCACCCGTTCATTGACGGCAACAAGCGCGTGGCTCTCGTGGTGATGGATGTCTTTCTCCAGATGAACGGCCGGGAGATCGGCGCCACCGAAGAAGAGACGTATTCCATGATGATGTCTCTTGCCGACGGTACTCTCACCAAAGCACAACTTGCCAAGTGGCTCAAGGAGCAGTCCGAACGACTGTAA
- a CDS encoding DUF4373 domain-containing protein — MKWFHHECAAKHDPKLQTLGDEFGAEGLGIYWGLLEEIGQHSDTFHLKVTGISRETDTNFDALTQTSGTLTQSSERLMINCFSSELDLKRIPQLSVRLLAKNLFTSPHKLIKVLDVLAKIGLFDSAKWLKYNVLYSPSFEQRADDYTRRLQRRSVSPDKVGKGTDNVRTNPALSGVEESKHSTNTVRTDSGQTSDIVLSKTDFVRPDTEQTMNRREEDQNSIHACMPDGYVDNSCYQNSAVEDSDFLIVPTSEQFEFYRQKLLSELVAWNDGRRNKFIWHPTPEELRKIFFSGSEQHKLTLCYQAYNLNHETINYPELVLRAVRLMLRSSERKRIQNPIGWLWSCLHGTGDGTTPWVQLLSADEEDSVSHYVRDLSRSRHPP, encoded by the coding sequence ATGAAATGGTTCCACCACGAATGCGCTGCCAAGCACGACCCCAAACTCCAAACCCTCGGTGACGAGTTCGGCGCCGAAGGGTTGGGCATCTACTGGGGATTGTTGGAAGAAATCGGCCAGCACTCGGACACATTTCATCTGAAAGTTACCGGCATCTCGCGCGAAACCGACACCAACTTCGACGCATTAACGCAGACTTCGGGAACATTAACGCAAAGTTCTGAAAGATTAATGATAAACTGTTTTTCATCTGAACTCGACCTGAAGAGAATCCCTCAACTCTCGGTTCGACTCCTCGCAAAGAATCTCTTCACTTCTCCGCACAAACTCATCAAAGTCCTCGACGTTCTGGCAAAGATCGGCCTCTTCGATTCTGCCAAGTGGTTGAAATACAACGTCCTTTACAGTCCCTCGTTCGAACAACGTGCAGATGACTATACTCGCCGTCTGCAACGCCGGTCCGTGAGTCCCGACAAAGTCGGGAAAGGTACGGACAACGTTCGGACAAACCCTGCCCTGAGCGGAGTCGAAGAGTCCAAACACAGTACGAACACTGTTCGGACAGACTCCGGACAAACTTCGGACATTGTTCTATCAAAAACGGATTTTGTTCGCCCAGATACAGAACAGACAATGAACAGAAGAGAAGAAGATCAGAATAGCATACATGCATGCATGCCAGATGGATATGTGGATAACTCGTGTTATCAGAACTCCGCTGTCGAAGACTCCGATTTCCTGATCGTCCCGACCTCGGAGCAGTTTGAGTTCTACCGGCAAAAACTCCTCTCCGAACTTGTGGCGTGGAACGACGGCCGCAGGAACAAATTCATCTGGCATCCAACGCCTGAGGAACTGAGGAAAATTTTCTTCTCGGGAAGCGAGCAGCACAAGCTCACGTTGTGCTATCAGGCGTACAACCTGAATCATGAGACCATCAACTACCCGGAACTGGTGTTGCGGGCCGTTCGGCTTATGCTCCGTTCGAGCGAACGGAAACGCATCCAGAATCCAATCGGTTGGCTTTGGTCCTGCCTGCACGGCACCGGCGACGGGACAACACCTTGGGTTCAGCTTCTCAGTGCCGATGAGGAAGATTCGGTGAGTCACTACGTACGCGACCTCTCCCGCTCCCGTCATCCACCGTGA